One stretch of Harmonia axyridis chromosome 1, icHarAxyr1.1, whole genome shotgun sequence DNA includes these proteins:
- the LOC123678057 gene encoding pendrin, which translates to MEVQHHIQIERPLYEHETLRRDYNYKKSNKLSNENSCCNCNLNRLKKTIKGVFPILEWLPKYKWKEEFIKDFIAGITVAIMHIPQGIGYGMLGNVPPVVGIYMAFFPVFIYFVLGTSRHNSMGTFAIVCLMTGRAVLEYSDPAYLRHLNIENKVANDSTIHQMVTYSYTPIQVATTVTFTVGLFQLVLHVFRLGCVTALLSESLVSGFTTAAAFTVVTTQIKQLLGVRIPNQKGFFQVINIYRAIYYELPNTNMIALMISAITIVVNVFNNEVLKPKFAKISSFPIPIEITSIIIGSAASYIWNFEDKYDISIVGDIPSGLPEPALPPIGLIQSVLLESFTICIVSYSVTMSMALIFAQKLNYDIDANQELLAQGAGNIFGSFFSCMPFGASLSRTVIQQTVGGRTQITSMVSCGLLLIILLFIGPLFEPLPKCVLSSIIVVALKGMLMQVTDFFRFFKLSKLDGIVWLATFLTTIIVSIDLGLLVGVIMSLGSIMILEFKPYICLLGHIPHTDLYLDTNKYNTAKEIPGLKIFHYNGGLNFAMRNLFKTEFSKHIKINTLKQLNYKKNLTKITELVEKYGKTDETKRKYDKILTKMNTNIKVIILDFSSLSYIDPSGVSSLRVLAESFQKIDIPIYVAGMSEPNYEIMAKCGLFLQTEIRTFAKIHDAVLYASEKFGLNLRTQVEKIYGR; encoded by the exons ATGGAAGTTCAACATCATATCCAGATAGAGAGGCCTCTGTATGAGCATGAGACATTGAGGCGGGATTATAATTACAAGAAATCGAATAAACTGA GTAATGAAAACTCTTGCTGCAATTGTAACTTGAATCGCTTGAAGAAAACTATCAAAGGAGTATTCCCAATTTTAGAATGGCTTCCGAAATACAAATGGAAAGAGGAATTCATCAAAGATTTTATAGCAGGCATTACAGTTGCTATTATGCATATACCACAAG GAATTGGATATGGTATGTTAGGTAACGTACCACCAGTGGTTGGAATTTATATGGCATTCTTTCCtgtattcatttattttgtacTTGGAACTTCTAGACATAATTCAATGG GAACTTTCGCAATTGTTTGCCTAATGACTGGAAGAGCAGTGTTAGAGTATAGTGATCCCGCATATCTTAGGCAtctcaatattgaaaataaagttGCAAACGATTCAACAATACATCAAATGGTTACGTATTCGTATACTCCGATACAAGTAGCCACAACAGTGACATTTACAGTTGGTTTGTTTCAG ttggTACTTCATGTTTTTCGATTAGGTTGCGTAACAGCCTTATTATCGGAATCCCTTGTTAGTGGATTTACCACTGCAGCTGCCTTCACGGTGGTTACAACTCAAATTAAGCAACTTCTTGGTGTAAGGATACCAAATCAGAAAGGGTTTTTTCAAGTCATCAAT ATCTACCGAGCCATTTATTACGAATTGCCCAATACCAATATGATAGCTTTGATGATTTCAGCAATTACTATTGTTGTCAACGTTTTCAACAATGAAGTACTGAAG CCAAAATTCGCGAAAATCTCATCTTTTCCTATTCCAATCGAGATAACGTCCATCATAATCGGAAGTGCTGCATCTTACATATGGAATTTCGAAGATAAATACGACATATCGATTGTTGGTGATATTCCAAGTGG TCTGCCAGAACCAGCCTTGCCACCAATAGGTTTGATCCAGTCAGTTTTACTGGAATCATTTACGATTTGTATTGTATCGTACAGTGTTACTATGTCTATGGCTCTCATTTTTGCCCAGAAGCTGAATTACGATATAGATGCCAATCAGGAACTTTTAGCACAG gGAGCGGGTAACATTTTTGGTTCATTTTTCTCATGCATGCCCTTTGGAGCTTCATTGTCCCGGACTGTGATACAGCAAACAGTCGGAGGTAGAACTCAGATAACATCTATGGTATCCTGCGGACTTCTTCTCATAATCCTTCTGTTCATAGGACCATTGTTTGAACCACTTCCAAAG TGTGTGCTATCATCTATAATTGTTGTGGCATTGAAAGGTATGCTTATGCAAGTAACAGATTTCTTCAGGTTCTTCAAACTGAGTAAACTGGATGGAATAGTTTGGCTTGCAACTTTTCTAACAACAATTATTGTCAGTATAGATTTAGGACTACTGGTTGGAGTTATAATGTCTTTGGGATCAATAATGATTCTCGAGTTCAAAccttatatttgtttgcttgGTCATATTCCACATACTGACTTATATTTGGACACCAACAAATATAACACT GCTAAGGAAATACCTGGATTGAAGATATTCCATTACAATGGTGGTTTGAATTTCGCAATGAGAAATTTATTCAAGACAGAATTTTCGAAACATATAAAAATCAACACCCTCAAACAGCTCAACTATAAGAAAAACTTGACTAAAATTACAGAATTG gtggaaaaatatggaaaaacagACGAAACTAAGAGAAAATACGATAAGATATTAACCAAAATGAACACTAATATCAAAGTTATTATTCTCGACTTCTCGTCCTTGAGTTATATAGACCCATCAGGAGTTTCTTCACTGAGAGTCCTGGCAGAAAGCTTCCAGAAAATTGATATTCCCATATATGTAGCAGGAATGTCAG AACCAAACTATGAAATTATGGCAAAATGTGGACTCTTCCTACAAACAGAAATAAGAACTTTCGCAAAGATTCATGATGCTGTTTTGTACGCCTCTGAGAAATTTGGACTGAATTTGAGAACACAAGTGGAGAAAATTTATGGAAGATAA